The following coding sequences lie in one Kamptonema formosum PCC 6407 genomic window:
- the ppsA gene encoding phosphoenolpyruvate synthase has product MLETLVKNTDTKVAKEEALVLWFDEVGIADIPLVGGKNASLGEMIRQLTPKGINVPNGFATTAYAYRYFIKSAGLEAKLRSLFADLDVEDGPNLRLRGKQARTLILETPFPQDLQDAITGAYGQLCDRYGEATDVAVRSSATAEDLPDASFAGQQETYLNVQSCSGVLDCTHKCFASIFTDRAISYRQIKGFDHFEVALSVGVQKMVRSDLASSGVMFSIDTETGFKNAALVTAAYGLGENVVQGAVNPDEYLVFKPTLKQGFRPILEKRLGTKEVKMVYDLGGSKYTKNVSVPVSERGKFAIEDDEILQLAKWAVLIEDHYSQVRGMYTPMDIEWAKDGLTNELFIVQARPETVQSQKSGSVLRNYKLKGTGNILVKGRSVGEMIGQGKARVILDAHRIDDFQAGEVLVTNKTDPDWEPIMKKASAIVTNAGGRTCHAAIIAREMGIPAIVGCGDATKVLQTGQEVTISCSEGEEGKVYEGLVPFEVQETALDNLPKTRTKILMNVGNPEEAFGLSAIPCDGVGLARLEFIIANHIKAHPMALIKFDELEDEAVKNEIAELTALYEHKPDFFTDKLAHGIGMIAAAFYPNPVVVRMSDFKSNEYANLLGGRQFEPKEENPMIGWRGASRYYDPNYREAYALECKALKRVRDEMGLTNVIPMIPFCRTPDEGRKVLAEMAKHGLVKGENGLQVYVMCELPSNVIFADEFAAVFDGFSIGSNDLTQLTLGLDRDSALVAHIFDERNEAVKRMVQIAIKAAKKYNRKIGICGQAPSDYPEFARFLVELGIDSLSLNPDSVLKTLLDIAKLESSGGVMDLAMDVAKLG; this is encoded by the coding sequence ATGCTTGAAACATTAGTTAAAAATACGGATACCAAGGTTGCTAAAGAAGAAGCCCTTGTGCTGTGGTTTGATGAGGTAGGGATTGCAGATATCCCGCTAGTGGGCGGAAAGAACGCATCTTTAGGGGAAATGATTCGACAACTCACCCCCAAAGGTATTAATGTTCCTAATGGATTCGCTACCACAGCTTACGCCTACCGCTACTTTATTAAGTCGGCGGGTTTAGAAGCGAAATTGCGATCGCTCTTTGCCGACTTAGACGTAGAAGATGGGCCAAATCTGCGGCTACGAGGCAAGCAAGCACGGACTTTGATTTTAGAAACACCTTTTCCGCAAGACTTGCAAGATGCAATTACAGGCGCTTACGGACAATTGTGCGATCGCTACGGCGAAGCCACAGATGTCGCCGTGCGCTCGTCCGCTACAGCAGAAGACTTGCCAGATGCGAGTTTTGCCGGACAGCAAGAAACTTATCTGAATGTTCAAAGTTGCAGTGGCGTGCTTGACTGCACTCACAAGTGCTTTGCTTCCATTTTCACCGATCGCGCTATTTCCTACCGTCAAATCAAAGGTTTCGACCACTTTGAAGTTGCGCTTTCAGTTGGCGTTCAAAAAATGGTGCGATCGGATTTGGCATCCTCTGGGGTGATGTTCTCGATCGATACAGAAACCGGATTTAAGAATGCAGCGCTCGTCACCGCCGCCTACGGGTTGGGTGAAAACGTCGTGCAAGGGGCCGTGAACCCCGACGAATACTTAGTGTTTAAACCCACACTCAAACAGGGTTTCCGCCCGATTTTAGAGAAACGCCTGGGTACAAAAGAAGTCAAAATGGTGTATGACTTGGGCGGCTCTAAGTACACGAAAAACGTATCAGTACCAGTCTCAGAACGGGGAAAATTTGCGATCGAGGACGATGAAATTCTGCAACTAGCAAAATGGGCCGTTTTGATCGAAGATCACTACTCCCAAGTGCGCGGTATGTATACGCCGATGGACATTGAATGGGCGAAAGATGGGCTCACAAACGAACTATTCATCGTCCAAGCGCGGCCGGAAACCGTACAATCGCAAAAATCCGGTTCTGTCCTGCGGAATTACAAGCTCAAAGGCACAGGAAATATCCTAGTTAAAGGTCGTTCCGTTGGCGAAATGATTGGACAAGGTAAAGCGCGGGTAATTCTGGATGCACACAGAATTGATGATTTCCAAGCTGGTGAAGTTTTGGTGACGAACAAAACCGACCCCGACTGGGAACCGATTATGAAAAAAGCCAGCGCGATCGTCACTAATGCTGGTGGCCGCACCTGTCACGCGGCGATTATTGCTCGCGAGATGGGAATCCCTGCGATCGTTGGTTGCGGCGACGCGACGAAAGTTTTGCAAACAGGTCAAGAGGTGACAATTTCTTGTTCTGAAGGAGAAGAAGGCAAAGTTTATGAAGGTTTAGTACCCTTTGAAGTCCAAGAAACTGCACTGGATAACTTGCCCAAAACTCGCACTAAAATCTTGATGAATGTTGGCAATCCAGAGGAAGCATTCGGTTTATCTGCAATTCCTTGTGACGGTGTTGGTTTGGCACGCTTAGAGTTCATTATTGCCAATCACATCAAAGCACATCCGATGGCATTGATTAAGTTTGATGAGTTGGAGGATGAAGCTGTTAAAAACGAAATCGCTGAATTGACCGCGCTTTACGAACACAAACCCGATTTCTTCACGGATAAACTGGCTCATGGCATTGGTATGATTGCAGCGGCATTTTATCCCAATCCTGTAGTAGTGCGGATGAGCGATTTCAAGAGCAATGAATACGCAAATCTTTTGGGTGGTCGCCAATTTGAACCCAAGGAAGAAAACCCGATGATTGGGTGGCGCGGTGCTTCTCGCTATTATGACCCGAATTACCGGGAGGCTTATGCTCTGGAATGCAAAGCTTTGAAGCGGGTACGGGATGAAATGGGTTTGACGAATGTCATCCCGATGATTCCATTTTGCCGCACCCCAGATGAAGGCCGAAAAGTGTTAGCAGAGATGGCAAAACATGGTTTAGTTAAGGGTGAAAATGGGTTGCAAGTTTACGTAATGTGCGAGTTACCAAGTAACGTCATTTTCGCTGATGAATTTGCCGCTGTCTTTGATGGTTTCTCCATTGGATCGAACGATTTAACGCAGTTAACGTTAGGTTTAGACCGCGATTCAGCTTTGGTTGCTCACATTTTTGATGAGCGCAATGAGGCAGTTAAACGGATGGTACAAATTGCAATTAAGGCGGCGAAGAAATATAACCGTAAGATTGGAATTTGCGGTCAAGCGCCGAGCGATTATCCTGAGTTTGCGCGGTTCTTAGTTGAGTTAGGAATTGATTCGCTGTCTTTGAATCCTGATTCTGTGTTGAAGACTTTGTTGGATATTGCCAAACTTGAGTCTTCGGGTGGGGTGATGGATTTAGCGATGGATGTTGCTAAGCTTGGCTAA
- a CDS encoding DUF4926 domain-containing protein has protein sequence MFDLYQRVSLNCDFPEHHLKKGDVATLIDYVPHPGNGEEGSVLEIFSATGESIAVVIVPTSAIKPLRNDEILTVRPLAEVS, from the coding sequence ATGTTTGACCTCTACCAGCGTGTTTCCTTAAATTGCGATTTTCCAGAACATCACCTCAAAAAAGGTGATGTAGCCACTCTCATTGATTATGTCCCCCATCCGGGTAACGGAGAAGAAGGTAGCGTGCTAGAAATCTTCAGCGCTACTGGGGAATCAATTGCCGTTGTCATTGTTCCTACTTCTGCAATTAAACCCTTGAGAAACGATGAAATTTTAACCGTTCGGCCCCTAGCAGAGGTTAGCTAA
- a CDS encoding type II toxin-antitoxin system RelE family toxin, whose amino-acid sequence MWQVEYTKRFLKELAALPAEIKSRIEPIVFQFLESDNPFALGYLEKMKGYADKYKIRVGDYRIGLTVDAPTKTLICQRVAHRRDIYRIFP is encoded by the coding sequence ATGTGGCAAGTTGAATATACAAAGCGGTTTCTCAAAGAACTAGCTGCTTTACCTGCTGAAATTAAAAGTAGGATAGAACCGATAGTCTTTCAATTTTTAGAATCAGACAATCCCTTTGCATTAGGATATCTGGAAAAAATGAAAGGTTATGCAGATAAATATAAAATTCGTGTAGGTGACTACCGTATCGGACTCACAGTTGATGCACCGACAAAAACTTTGATTTGTCAGCGAGTGGCGCACCGCCGAGATATATACAGAATTTTTCCATAG
- a CDS encoding rubrerythrin family protein — MSSDLSPEMDLSNSNTLKNLEAAFGGESMANRKYLYFGELANKLGFKELSKLFKETAAQETEHAFAHFSLLHPELNVADPDGLSDAQKQEIMARCLSLAIEGETYEYTTMYPDFAADAVRDRDGIAAAEFDSQAKESADHAYIFKEAAHRFGLLKYIENYHADRYNDTLRVLQGGEADTRVVGEDPATRKWICKQCSMIYDPVVGDPDSGIAPGTLFEDIPDDWVCPICGAEKKLFMPFEEKVAA, encoded by the coding sequence ATGAGTTCAGACTTATCTCCTGAAATGGATCTATCAAACTCGAACACTCTGAAAAATCTCGAAGCCGCCTTTGGTGGCGAATCGATGGCTAATCGCAAATATCTGTACTTTGGAGAACTAGCGAATAAGCTGGGATTTAAGGAGTTATCTAAGCTGTTTAAAGAAACTGCTGCACAGGAAACAGAACACGCTTTTGCTCACTTTTCTTTACTGCATCCAGAATTAAATGTAGCCGATCCAGATGGTTTATCTGATGCCCAAAAACAGGAAATCATGGCTCGTTGTCTATCTTTAGCCATTGAAGGTGAAACCTACGAATATACCACGATGTATCCTGATTTTGCAGCGGATGCGGTGCGCGATCGCGACGGCATAGCAGCAGCAGAATTTGACTCTCAAGCCAAAGAATCTGCCGATCATGCTTACATTTTTAAAGAAGCTGCTCACCGTTTTGGGTTGTTGAAATACATCGAAAACTATCATGCCGATCGCTACAACGATACGCTACGAGTATTGCAGGGAGGGGAAGCTGATACGCGGGTTGTTGGTGAAGATCCTGCTACTCGCAAATGGATCTGCAAACAGTGTAGCATGATTTACGATCCAGTTGTTGGCGATCCCGATTCAGGGATTGCTCCGGGAACCCTTTTTGAGGACATTCCTGATGATTGGGTTTGCCCGATTTGCGGCGCAGAGAAGAAATTATTTATGCCTTTTGAAGAGAAAGTGGCGGCATAA
- a CDS encoding S8 family peptidase — translation MKKFFLLCLFLIGLGWTISNFSGLATSGTYDSIVLDFREDIGSAEIAREVSAIASQYGVSPQLNSEFSVADNVYVVRGDRTLLNALKKSKLAKDTEYIEPNYVYSALDVPNDPMYNKQWNLRSINVEAAWNETKGDGVTVAVIDTGITVVPDLKDTKFVPGYDFVNDRAEAFDDNGHGTHVAGTVAQSTNNGYGVAGIAYQAALMPLKVLSAQGGGTVSDIAESIKFAADNGADVINMSLGGGGESQLMEDAIAYAHSKGVTIIAAAGNSGENSASYPARYPHVIGVSALGPDGEMAPYSNFGAGVDISAPGGSEAGKILQSTIDPETGAEVFEGYQGTSMAAPHVAGVAALLKATGVTEPDQMRNVLLQSARVVAEDPLNHFGAGQLDAAAAVQLANKGQVTFRDFFRWLRDNGYLNPRFWIDGGAVALLPKLAMVIGSYMLAWFLRNYFPFQWSWGFSGGLVAGSSGLFFLKGLYIFDLPQWPLRMMGSSIPEFGNTIQGSAMLNPIFASALIPFVLIALFLGHQEWKWIAIGSAIGVSSCLAVSAAVSPAVWGVGTGLPAQIFLIVNALLCLVIARLALKSEVRTA, via the coding sequence ATGAAAAAGTTTTTCCTTCTATGCTTATTTTTAATAGGGCTGGGCTGGACGATTTCCAACTTCTCAGGATTGGCGACATCCGGCACCTACGATAGCATTGTCCTCGACTTCCGGGAAGATATCGGCAGTGCTGAGATTGCCAGAGAGGTAAGCGCGATCGCTTCTCAGTACGGTGTCTCCCCCCAACTTAATAGCGAATTCTCAGTAGCCGATAATGTATATGTTGTCAGAGGCGATCGCACTCTCCTCAACGCCCTGAAAAAATCCAAATTAGCCAAAGATACCGAATACATCGAGCCCAACTACGTCTACAGTGCCTTAGACGTTCCCAACGACCCCATGTATAACAAGCAGTGGAACCTCCGCAGCATCAACGTGGAAGCCGCTTGGAACGAAACTAAAGGCGACGGCGTAACCGTAGCCGTAATTGATACAGGCATCACAGTTGTTCCCGACTTAAAAGATACCAAATTCGTCCCCGGCTACGACTTCGTAAACGATCGCGCCGAAGCCTTTGACGATAACGGACACGGAACCCACGTCGCCGGGACTGTCGCCCAATCCACTAATAACGGTTACGGCGTAGCCGGCATCGCCTACCAAGCCGCTTTAATGCCCCTCAAAGTCTTAAGCGCCCAGGGTGGCGGTACTGTTTCCGACATCGCCGAATCGATCAAATTTGCCGCTGACAACGGCGCAGATGTGATTAACATGAGTCTCGGCGGCGGTGGCGAAAGTCAACTGATGGAAGATGCGATCGCCTACGCCCACAGCAAAGGCGTTACCATCATTGCCGCCGCCGGTAACTCCGGTGAAAATTCGGCATCCTATCCCGCCCGCTATCCCCACGTCATCGGCGTTTCGGCCCTCGGCCCCGACGGCGAAATGGCACCCTATTCCAACTTTGGCGCAGGAGTCGATATCTCTGCCCCCGGCGGTTCCGAAGCTGGCAAAATCCTACAAAGTACGATTGACCCAGAAACGGGTGCAGAAGTGTTTGAAGGCTACCAAGGCACTAGCATGGCCGCCCCCCACGTCGCCGGAGTTGCAGCCTTATTGAAGGCCACAGGCGTTACCGAACCAGACCAAATGCGGAATGTCTTATTGCAATCAGCGCGAGTTGTCGCCGAAGATCCCCTCAACCACTTTGGCGCAGGTCAACTCGATGCAGCCGCAGCAGTTCAGCTAGCAAATAAAGGTCAAGTCACTTTCCGCGATTTCTTCCGCTGGTTGCGGGATAACGGCTATCTCAATCCCCGCTTTTGGATTGATGGCGGCGCTGTCGCCCTTTTACCTAAATTAGCGATGGTAATCGGTTCCTATATGCTGGCTTGGTTCTTGCGGAATTATTTCCCCTTCCAATGGAGTTGGGGATTTTCTGGTGGTTTAGTTGCTGGCAGTTCCGGGTTATTTTTCCTAAAAGGTCTTTATATCTTTGACCTTCCCCAATGGCCTTTACGGATGATGGGCAGTTCTATTCCTGAATTTGGCAATACCATTCAGGGTAGTGCGATGCTGAATCCAATTTTTGCCAGTGCCTTAATTCCGTTTGTTTTAATTGCCCTATTTTTAGGACATCAAGAATGGAAATGGATCGCTATTGGTTCAGCAATTGGTGTTTCTAGTTGTTTAGCTGTAAGTGCAGCAGTATCCCCCGCTGTCTGGGGTGTGGGTACGGGTTTGCCAGCTCAAATTTTCTTGATTGTCAATGCTTTACTGTGTTTAGTAATAGCACGTTTAGCACTTAAATCGGAGGTAAGAACTGCATGA
- a CDS encoding class II aldolase/adducin family protein: MVTIKVPQISFTPPTFTSVKEERLHRKQRLAAAFRLFGRFGFSEGIAGHITARDPG, encoded by the coding sequence ATGGTCACGATTAAAGTTCCCCAAATATCCTTTACACCTCCTACATTTACTTCTGTTAAGGAAGAACGCCTCCACCGCAAGCAGCGTTTAGCAGCCGCCTTCCGTCTATTTGGTCGCTTCGGGTTCAGCGAAGGTATCGCTGGCCACATCACAGCCCGCGATCCGGGGTGA
- a CDS encoding BaiN/RdsA family NAD(P)/FAD-dependent oxidoreductase: MSDKFLRVIVVGGGAAGFFGAIAAAKAHPQTRITLLEAGRELLAKVRISGGGRCNVTHACFDPGILVQNYPRGGKALRGAFTRFQPRDTVEWFASHGIKLKTEADGRMFPTTDDSATIVNSLIQAAKDAGVEIRTGVAAVSIKRLTPDFATSKPLQIETELADKLSVSDRFPISNPHSPSFEIELKSGEKLKGDRILLATGSSPSGFKWAQNLGHTIQPPVPSLFTFNISDIRLQDLAGVSVGNVRVQLPAAKLEQTGPILITHWGLSGPAVLKLSAWGARFLHECRYQTSLLINWLPQYNPDVLRQQLLAVKSQLPRRAIATSCPLPIPRRLWEHLTVAVGIDSEKRWSELSNKSLNQLIQELSQGEYKIKGKGAFKEEFVTCGGVNLKEVDFKTMESRCCPGLYFAGEILDIDGVTGGFNFQSAWTTAWLAGQAIGK, encoded by the coding sequence GTGTCCGATAAATTTCTGCGAGTTATCGTAGTGGGCGGAGGTGCAGCAGGGTTTTTCGGAGCGATCGCAGCAGCCAAAGCTCATCCCCAAACTCGCATCACTTTACTAGAAGCAGGGCGGGAACTCCTCGCCAAAGTTCGGATTTCTGGTGGGGGACGTTGCAACGTAACTCATGCCTGCTTCGATCCAGGAATTTTAGTACAAAATTACCCCAGAGGCGGCAAAGCTCTGCGGGGTGCTTTTACTCGGTTTCAACCCCGCGATACAGTAGAATGGTTTGCTAGTCACGGCATAAAACTAAAAACAGAAGCAGATGGCCGGATGTTTCCTACCACAGACGATTCTGCAACAATAGTTAATAGTTTAATCCAGGCTGCTAAAGATGCAGGCGTAGAAATTCGCACTGGTGTTGCTGCGGTTTCAATCAAAAGATTAACACCAGATTTTGCCACATCTAAACCCTTACAAATAGAGACTGAACTAGCAGATAAATTATCTGTTTCCGATCGGTTCCCCATCTCTAATCCCCATTCCCCTTCCTTTGAAATTGAATTGAAATCGGGGGAAAAGTTGAAAGGCGATCGCATCTTGCTGGCCACTGGTAGCAGTCCTTCTGGTTTCAAATGGGCGCAAAATTTAGGTCACACCATCCAACCCCCAGTACCATCTCTATTTACTTTTAACATTTCTGATATTCGCCTCCAAGATTTAGCAGGCGTTTCCGTTGGTAATGTTCGCGTACAATTACCCGCTGCAAAATTAGAACAAACCGGGCCAATACTAATTACTCATTGGGGTTTAAGCGGCCCTGCGGTACTAAAACTATCCGCTTGGGGTGCCAGATTTTTGCACGAGTGTCGCTATCAAACATCATTGTTAATTAATTGGCTTCCCCAGTATAACCCAGACGTTTTGCGGCAACAATTGCTAGCAGTTAAATCCCAGTTACCCAGAAGAGCAATCGCCACTAGCTGTCCCCTTCCCATCCCCCGCCGTCTCTGGGAACATTTAACGGTTGCTGTTGGTATTGATAGCGAAAAACGCTGGTCAGAACTATCAAACAAAAGCCTTAATCAACTGATTCAAGAACTCAGCCAAGGTGAATATAAAATTAAGGGAAAAGGTGCATTTAAAGAAGAATTTGTTACTTGCGGCGGCGTTAACTTAAAAGAAGTTGATTTTAAAACAATGGAAAGTCGCTGCTGTCCCGGTCTTTACTTTGCTGGGGAAATTTTAGATATCGATGGTGTGACAGGGGGGTTTAATTTCCAAAGTGCTTGGACAACAGCATGGTTAGCCGGTCAAGCGATCGGCAAGTAG
- the rd gene encoding rubredoxin: MQKYICTICAYVYDPELGDPDGGIAPGTPFEDIPEDWVCPICGALKSDFEPE, encoded by the coding sequence ATGCAAAAATACATCTGTACAATTTGCGCCTATGTCTACGATCCAGAACTAGGCGATCCCGATGGCGGTATTGCACCTGGAACGCCGTTTGAAGATATTCCCGAAGATTGGGTTTGTCCGATTTGCGGTGCGCTAAAATCAGATTTTGAACCAGAATAA
- a CDS encoding IS701 family transposase codes for MIQPKIPQPTISFIDQYCGSYQKIFPEVRSYEAFKQIIMGILTPSKRKSLVTLSKIIGLKNSQSLHNFLTQSPWKSEELRTQRLKIIFNWLKEEAIDIIIDETGDPKKGNKTEYVARQYLGRLGKVDNGIVSVNIYGVRNGITFPLLFEVYKPKSRLKAGDKYQSKPQIAARLVEQLVSQWLKIRYVLAEY; via the coding sequence ATGATACAGCCCAAAATTCCACAACCTACCATTAGTTTCATCGATCAATATTGTGGGAGTTATCAAAAAATATTTCCAGAAGTTAGAAGCTATGAAGCGTTTAAGCAAATTATTATGGGGATTTTGACACCAAGCAAGAGAAAAAGTTTAGTAACACTCTCTAAAATAATTGGATTAAAAAATAGTCAATCCTTGCATAATTTCTTAACACAATCTCCCTGGAAATCGGAAGAATTAAGAACCCAGAGACTAAAAATTATCTTTAACTGGTTAAAAGAAGAAGCAATTGACATTATTATAGATGAGACCGGAGATCCAAAAAAAGGAAATAAAACTGAATATGTAGCTAGACAATATTTAGGAAGGCTAGGAAAAGTAGACAATGGGATTGTAAGTGTCAATATTTATGGAGTTAGAAATGGCATAACATTCCCATTATTGTTTGAAGTTTACAAACCAAAATCTCGACTAAAAGCAGGAGATAAATATCAAAGCAAACCCCAAATAGCTGCTAGATTAGTGGAACAATTAGTTAGTCAATGGTTAAAAATTAGATATGTACTAGCTGAATATTAA
- the tilS gene encoding tRNA lysidine(34) synthetase TilS has product MKSSKWTHLHAQFHYLLIHRQLLPRNQRILVAVSGGQDSLCLTKLLLDLQPKWGWDLAIIHCDHRWRTDSKANADRVEELALNWQLPFYRQIAEEIPKTEATARQWRYQALAEVAIAHNYPYIVTGHTASDRAETLLYNLIRGSGADGLSALTWQRPLMGSGGEGEQRGRGAEERGSRGAEERGERGSRGAEERGGNLRLSSSISPIFP; this is encoded by the coding sequence ATGAAATCTAGTAAATGGACGCATCTCCACGCTCAATTTCACTACTTGTTAATCCACCGCCAATTATTGCCGCGAAATCAGCGAATATTAGTAGCGGTATCCGGCGGACAAGACTCTTTATGTTTAACTAAATTACTATTAGATTTACAGCCAAAATGGGGTTGGGATTTGGCAATTATACACTGCGATCACCGCTGGCGTACAGACTCAAAAGCTAATGCCGATCGCGTAGAAGAATTAGCTCTCAATTGGCAATTACCATTCTATCGGCAAATAGCCGAGGAAATACCGAAAACTGAGGCTACAGCCCGACAATGGCGCTATCAAGCTTTAGCTGAAGTTGCGATCGCCCACAATTACCCCTATATCGTAACAGGTCATACAGCCAGCGATCGCGCTGAAACTCTCCTCTACAACCTCATTCGCGGTAGCGGTGCCGATGGCCTCTCTGCCCTCACCTGGCAGCGCCCTTTGATGGGGAGCGGGGGGGAGGGGGAGCAGAGGGGTAGAGGGGCAGAGGAGCGGGGGAGCAGAGGGGCAGAGGAGCGGGGGGAGCGGGGGAGCAGAGGGGCAGAGGAGCGGGGGGGAAATCTTCGTCTTTCCTCTTCCATCTCCCCCATCTTCCCCA
- a CDS encoding transposase, whose product MIQPKIPQPTISFIDQYCGSYQKIFPEVRSYEAFKQIIMGILTPSKRKSLVTLSKIIGLKNSQSLHNFLTQSPWKSEELRAQRLKIIFNWLKEEAIDIIIDETGDPKKGNKTEYVARQYLGRLGKVDNGIVSVNI is encoded by the coding sequence ATGATACAGCCCAAAATTCCACAACCTACCATTAGTTTCATCGATCAATATTGTGGGAGTTATCAAAAAATATTTCCAGAAGTTAGAAGCTATGAAGCGTTTAAGCAAATTATTATGGGGATTTTGACACCAAGCAAAAGAAAAAGTTTAGTAACACTATCTAAAATAATTGGATTAAAAAATAGTCAATCCTTGCATAATTTCTTAACACAATCGCCCTGGAAATCGGAAGAATTAAGAGCCCAGAGACTAAAAATTATCTTTAACTGGTTAAAAGAAGAAGCAATTGACATTATTATAGATGAGACCGGAGATCCGAAAAAAGGAAATAAAACTGAATATGTAGCTAGACAATATTTAGGAAGGCTAGGAAAAGTAGACAATGGGATTGTAAGTGTCAATATTTA
- a CDS encoding ATP-binding protein — SPPSPPLPLPPAPLLVRPMLEITRTQTGAFCQEQNLEIWEDSTNHDLKYARNRIRAELLPYLQTHFNPQAEQALAQTAELLRADTDYLAIAASELCLQASFSNSLDGKYRINRHILNGVHLALQRRVLRQLLQEILPVSPSFVHIEKIRELISAPNRSQTAPFPGGAIAIVEGQWIIFTKLTHS, encoded by the coding sequence ATCTCCCCCATCTCCCCCGCTCCCCCTCCCCCCCGCTCCCTTATTAGTGCGTCCCATGCTCGAAATCACTCGTACCCAAACAGGTGCATTTTGTCAAGAGCAAAACCTAGAAATTTGGGAAGATTCTACTAACCACGACTTAAAGTATGCTCGTAATCGTATCCGCGCTGAATTGTTGCCATACTTGCAAACTCACTTCAATCCCCAAGCTGAACAAGCTCTAGCGCAAACCGCAGAACTCCTTCGGGCCGATACAGACTATCTAGCAATTGCGGCTAGTGAATTGTGCTTACAAGCATCTTTTAGCAATAGTTTAGATGGAAAATATCGAATTAATCGCCATATTTTGAATGGAGTTCATTTGGCTTTACAAAGAAGGGTTTTAAGGCAATTATTACAGGAAATATTGCCTGTTTCTCCGAGTTTTGTTCACATTGAAAAAATTCGAGAATTAATTTCTGCACCTAATAGATCCCAAACCGCTCCCTTTCCCGGAGGCGCGATCGCGATTGTTGAAGGTCAATGGATTATTTTTACAAAACTTACGCACTCTTGA